The Corylus avellana chromosome ca8, CavTom2PMs-1.0 genome has a segment encoding these proteins:
- the LOC132189687 gene encoding serine/threonine-protein kinase-like protein At1g28390 codes for MGYLSCNAESAIATCDPYNWDLKKKGRTKPTKGVKKIREFSCAELVAATGGFSAESFLGKGSHGSVYKAVLDDGKLVAAVKKTKLLHPSTTTSFQSHRNNNCTSPSENEIEILSRVHHPRLVNLVGFCADSNDTKLLVVEYMPSGSLYDLLHSPTRSPPGWIRRVRFAVQIAKAVQALHSANPPVIHRDIKSSNVLIDEKRNARLGDFGLALRGHVEDVRIKCTPPAGTLGYLDPGYLAPGDLSAKSDVFSFGILLLEIISGRHAIDVNYSPPSVVDWAVPLIKHGEFAEICDRRIGSPADHSVIRQLAVLAARCVRSSATKRPAMSEVVEGLKIISKNVHAPPIWNTLRRRVSRAEDSRPLMTWEVYDRSEEVVKVAKVGTMRNRRKVSSVPGAEYGSEAIGSSVGDRMVRSKSVGYFRETKVGPDSSFGANRYLLSRRKPGVAVKMPVVRLNKSRSMGVLHNPQLLQCKSRGFVFDFGGNNNPHSTSTELDFSKLVISFDNKSENETLEKPLFSM; via the coding sequence ATGGGCTATCTGTCTTGCAATGCAGAGTCCGCCATAGCCACCTGCGATCCTTACAACTGGGATCtcaagaagaaaggaagaacCAAACCCACTAAGGGAGTTAAGAAAATCAGAGAGTTTTCGTGTGCTGAGCTCGTCGCCGCCACCGGTGGGTTCTCAGCGGAGAGCTTTTTAGGCAAAGGTAGTCATGGAAGTGTCTACAAAGCCGTCCTCGACGACGGAAAGCTTGTCGCCGCCGTCAAGAAGACAAAGCTTCTCCACCCTTCAACAACAACGAGCTTCCAAAGCCACCGTAACAACAACTGCACCAGCCCCTCAGAGAACGAGATTGAGATACTCTCCAGAGTACACCACCCTCGGCTCGTGAATCTCGTAGGCTTCTGTGCCGACTCCAACGACACCAAACTCCTTGTCGTCGAGTACATGCCCAGCGGCTCCCTCTACGACCTATTACACTCGCCCACCAGATCACCCCCCGGTTGGATCCGCCGGGTCCGGTTCGCCGTCCAGATAGCGAAGGCGGTCCAAGCGCTGCACTCGGCCAATCCGCCGGTGATTCACCGAGACATCAAGTCCTCCAACGTCTTGATCGACGAGAAACGGAACGCGAGGCTAGGGGATTTCGGGTTGGCCCTGAGGGGACACGTGGAGGACGTGCGGATCAAGTGCACGCCTCCGGCGGGGACGTTGGGGTACCTCGACCCGGGCTATCTTGCGCCGGGGGATCTCAGCGCCAAGAGCGACGTGTTCAGCTTCGGGATCTTGCTGTTGGAGATCATCAGCGGCAGGCACGCCATCGACGTTAACTACAGCCCTCCCTCCGTGGTCGACTGGGCCGTGCCGTTGATCAAGCACGGCGAATTCGCCGAAATCTGCGACCGCCGAATCGGGTCTCCGGCGGACCATTCGGTGATCCGGCAGCTCGCGGTGCTCGCCGCCAGGTGCGTCCGATCGAGCGCGACGAAGCGGCCGGCGATGTCGGAGGTGGTGGAGGGTTTAAAAATTATCTCCAAGAACGTCCACGCGCCGCCGATCTGGAACACTCTAAGGCGGCGCGTGAGTCGTGCGGAGGATTCTCGGCCTTTAATGACGTGGGAAGTGTATGACAGGAGTGAAGAAGTCGTTAAGGTTGCGAAAGTTGGAACCATGAGGAATAGGAGAAAAGTATCCAGTGTTCCGGGTGCAGAGTACGGGAGTGAAGCTATTGGTTCGTCGGTTGGTGACCGAATGGTTAGGTCGAAATCGGTTGGTTATTTTCGCGAAACAAAAGTGGGGCCTGATTCAAGTTTCGGCGCTAATCGGTACTTGTTAAGTCGGAGAAAGCCGGGGGTGGCGGTGAAAATGCCGGTGGTGCGGCTGAACAAGTCAAGGTCAATGGGAGTGCTGCACAATCCACAGTTGTTACAGTGCAAGAGCAGAggatttgtgtttgattttggaGGGAATAATAATCCTCACAGTACTTCAACGGAATTGGATTTCTCCAAGCTGGTGATTAGCTTCGACAACAAGTCTGAAAACGAAACGCTTGAAAAACCATTGTTTTCCATGTAA